In Chitinophaga sp. HK235, a single window of DNA contains:
- a CDS encoding putative LPS assembly protein LptD: MSSSYKNNYKKFLRQTYLVFAGVVIAVPFIIDASGGSRPHASLTFNKNLADTVPARKDTVKPKAGKAAVKPTSDTNVVSRDQDTTKHVTVDTIFVPKVSKDTLDAPVNYKAKDSIILMVPDKRFYLYGAANTKYKSIDLSAEKMNFDQATGVLEATNAKDTAGKLIGRPVMNDGGQSFESDTLRYNFTSQKAKIYNTRSQYGEGYIHSELTKKEADNTIFGYKNGYTTCNLDTPHFSFRSRKIKVIPDKLVISGPANLEIMGIPTPLYIPFAIFPITQGQRSGILPPQYVVNQQKGMGLENGGYYFGMGEHMDLTLRGDVYSYGSWSLTASPTYRKRYKYNGGLNLSFANTRFGDPAVKSEFQTSKDFRVTWNHSMDSKARPGVNFGASVNFGTSSYNRYNVFDYNTRVNNNIGSSITFSKTWQGKPYNLTLGLNHSQNLSTRDVSISFPDGTFTVNTIYPFQPKEMVGTPKWYQKIGVSYNAVLRNQANFKDSLFGKKQMWDAMQTGMQHNVPISFSIPILKTLTLSPGINYSEYWYTKKVVRSWDPKKRVSQDSVGGVDTTYVPGFYAARDISASVSLSTAVYGMYAFSKHSKVKAIRHVVRPTLSASYRPDLSSAYYYTYQYSGNPKDLTRVSYFDGSVIGVPSAGAFGGLNFGLDNNLEMKVFSRKDTTGNHEKKVKLLDGFGINGSYNLVADSFKLSTFSIYARTNLFDKINISASGNIDPYQVDNRGHRLDKYVWQQGKISLGRLTNASISLSTSFQSKDNKKSQDKRKAMDSLENITNADAALAAQQRQLQMVRNNPGEYVDFDIPWRVDLSYSLSYTNQVIPDSGGVVRRITQYVNFNGDFSLTPKWKIGLNSGFDFTNMQIAYTNMYISRDLHCWQMSINLIPFGTFRQFSITINPKAGILRDLRINRSRQFYDF, translated from the coding sequence ATGAGTTCTAGTTACAAAAATAATTATAAAAAGTTTTTACGGCAGACATACCTGGTATTTGCAGGTGTGGTTATTGCCGTTCCCTTTATTATAGATGCGTCCGGAGGCTCCAGGCCACACGCATCGCTGACTTTTAACAAAAATTTGGCAGATACTGTTCCCGCCCGGAAAGATACGGTAAAACCCAAGGCCGGCAAAGCCGCGGTTAAACCTACTTCGGATACCAATGTGGTTTCCCGGGATCAGGACACCACCAAACACGTAACGGTGGATACCATCTTTGTGCCCAAGGTCTCCAAAGATACACTGGACGCACCGGTAAACTACAAAGCCAAAGATTCCATTATTCTGATGGTGCCCGACAAGCGTTTTTATCTGTATGGTGCTGCCAACACAAAGTATAAAAGTATCGATCTCTCGGCAGAAAAAATGAACTTTGACCAGGCTACCGGCGTGCTGGAAGCTACCAATGCCAAAGATACTGCCGGTAAACTTATCGGACGCCCCGTGATGAACGACGGCGGCCAAAGCTTTGAATCGGATACACTCCGGTACAACTTTACCTCTCAGAAAGCAAAGATCTACAATACCCGCTCCCAGTACGGCGAAGGTTACATTCATAGTGAACTAACCAAAAAAGAAGCGGATAATACCATTTTCGGTTACAAAAACGGTTATACCACCTGTAATCTGGACACACCGCACTTCAGCTTCAGGTCCCGCAAAATAAAGGTTATCCCGGACAAACTGGTAATTTCCGGTCCGGCTAACCTGGAAATTATGGGTATCCCCACGCCACTTTATATTCCTTTTGCCATCTTCCCTATCACCCAGGGCCAGCGCTCCGGTATCCTGCCACCGCAGTATGTGGTGAACCAGCAGAAAGGGATGGGCCTCGAAAACGGAGGATATTACTTTGGTATGGGGGAGCATATGGACCTGACCCTGCGGGGTGATGTTTACTCCTACGGTAGCTGGAGCCTCACCGCCAGTCCTACCTACCGGAAACGCTATAAATACAACGGTGGCCTCAACCTGAGCTTTGCCAATACCCGCTTTGGAGACCCGGCCGTTAAGTCCGAGTTCCAGACTTCCAAAGACTTCCGGGTAACCTGGAACCACAGCATGGACAGCAAAGCCCGTCCTGGTGTAAACTTTGGCGCCAGCGTTAACTTCGGAACATCTTCATATAACAGATATAACGTATTCGATTATAATACCCGTGTTAACAACAACATCGGGTCGTCTATCACCTTTTCCAAAACCTGGCAGGGCAAGCCTTATAACCTTACCCTGGGCCTGAACCACTCTCAGAACCTGAGCACGCGTGATGTGTCTATCTCCTTCCCGGACGGTACCTTCACCGTGAACACCATCTATCCTTTCCAGCCAAAGGAAATGGTGGGCACTCCCAAATGGTACCAGAAAATCGGTGTATCCTATAATGCTGTTTTACGTAACCAGGCTAACTTCAAAGACTCCCTGTTCGGCAAAAAACAGATGTGGGACGCCATGCAGACCGGTATGCAGCACAACGTGCCGATATCGTTCTCCATCCCGATACTGAAAACACTGACCTTATCACCTGGTATCAACTATAGCGAATATTGGTACACTAAAAAGGTGGTGAGATCATGGGACCCTAAAAAACGGGTATCCCAGGATTCCGTTGGCGGTGTAGACACTACCTACGTCCCCGGTTTTTATGCAGCCCGCGACATCAGTGCCAGCGTCTCCCTGTCTACTGCTGTGTATGGAATGTATGCCTTCAGCAAACATTCCAAGGTGAAAGCCATCCGCCACGTGGTGCGCCCTACACTCAGCGCCAGCTACCGTCCGGACCTTTCCAGCGCCTACTATTATACATACCAGTACAGCGGCAATCCTAAAGATCTTACAAGAGTATCCTACTTTGATGGTTCCGTTATAGGGGTGCCATCGGCGGGGGCATTTGGAGGTCTCAACTTCGGCCTGGACAATAACCTGGAAATGAAAGTCTTCTCCCGGAAAGACACCACAGGCAACCATGAGAAAAAAGTGAAGCTCCTGGATGGTTTTGGTATCAACGGCAGTTACAACCTGGTGGCCGACTCCTTCAAGCTCTCCACCTTCAGCATCTATGCCCGTACCAACCTGTTTGATAAAATCAATATCTCCGCCAGCGGTAACATCGACCCCTATCAGGTAGATAACCGTGGGCACCGTCTGGATAAATATGTATGGCAGCAGGGTAAGATCAGCCTGGGGCGCCTTACCAATGCCAGCATCTCCCTGAGTACTTCCTTCCAGTCGAAGGACAACAAGAAGAGTCAGGACAAACGCAAGGCCATGGACTCTCTGGAGAATATCACTAACGCAGACGCCGCACTGGCTGCCCAGCAACGACAGCTGCAGATGGTGCGTAACAACCCCGGAGAATATGTGGACTTCGATATCCCCTGGCGCGTGGACCTGTCGTATAGCTTGTCTTATACCAACCAGGTCATACCCGACTCCGGAGGCGTAGTACGACGTATAACCCAGTACGTTAACTTCAACGGAGACTTCAGCCTGACACCGAAATGGAAGATAGGTCTGAATAGTGGTTTCGATTTTACCAATATGCAGATCGCCTATACGAACATGTATATTTCGCGTGACCTTCACTGTTGGCAGATGTCGATTAACCTGATACCGTTTGGTACTTTCCGGCAGTTCAGCATCACCATCAATCCCAAAGCAGGTATCCTGCGGGATTTGCGAATCAACCGATCGCGACAGTTTTACGATTTTTAG
- a CDS encoding N-acetylmuramoyl-L-alanine amidase yields MRWNRFWILGLGTLFTCTFFIQAKNNPVSRKQENPIRTIVIDAGHGGEDPGAKGSYSTEKQVTLAVALKLGKILEDNLPDVKVVYTRKVDRFDDPRRKAQIANDAKGDLFVSIHCNSTGKIRKVTGYKTVYRKKGKRKIATQQPVYGYFASNAKGTETYIWATSKNNAKMESLKQNSVIVLDANSEETKQLMDDTDPETFILLNTLRNAYFDQSLRLSTLIEDEFTKVGRISRGARQRNEKGIWVLSATAMPSVLVELGFISNPEEEDYLNSANGQQELAMGIFKAIKRYRDELERFTNSRNSSLGEETTASRPQAYHKAGKSGKKPAAPRPDDEYCVQLMISDKLYTPGASIFRKLHGNIAREQIVMNKKKMHKYTWRHIKSDQQATTAVRKARKLGFKDAFVTSC; encoded by the coding sequence ATGCGCTGGAACCGATTTTGGATCTTAGGACTGGGAACATTATTCACCTGTACCTTTTTTATTCAGGCAAAAAACAATCCAGTTTCCAGGAAACAGGAAAACCCTATCAGAACTATTGTAATTGATGCGGGACACGGTGGTGAAGACCCCGGGGCTAAAGGAAGCTATTCCACAGAGAAACAGGTGACACTGGCAGTAGCCCTGAAACTGGGCAAGATACTGGAAGACAACCTCCCTGATGTAAAGGTGGTGTATACACGAAAAGTGGACCGTTTCGATGATCCCCGCAGAAAAGCACAAATCGCCAATGATGCCAAGGGGGATCTCTTCGTTTCCATTCACTGTAACTCTACCGGCAAAATCCGGAAGGTGACCGGCTACAAAACCGTTTACCGCAAGAAAGGCAAAAGGAAGATTGCAACACAGCAACCGGTATATGGCTATTTCGCCAGCAACGCAAAAGGTACGGAAACGTATATATGGGCTACCAGTAAGAACAACGCCAAAATGGAATCCCTGAAACAAAACTCCGTGATCGTACTGGACGCCAATTCAGAAGAAACCAAACAGCTGATGGATGATACCGACCCGGAAACATTCATTTTGCTCAACACCCTGCGTAACGCCTACTTCGACCAGAGCCTGCGCCTCTCTACCCTCATCGAAGATGAATTTACCAAGGTAGGTCGCATCAGCCGCGGCGCCAGACAAAGGAATGAAAAAGGGATCTGGGTACTGTCTGCCACTGCAATGCCAAGTGTACTGGTGGAACTGGGCTTCATCAGTAACCCGGAAGAAGAAGACTACCTGAACTCCGCCAACGGACAACAGGAACTGGCCATGGGTATCTTCAAAGCCATCAAACGGTACAGGGATGAACTGGAGCGCTTTACCAACAGCCGCAACTCTTCCCTGGGAGAGGAGACGACCGCCAGCCGCCCGCAGGCATACCACAAGGCAGGTAAATCCGGTAAAAAACCGGCTGCCCCCCGCCCCGATGATGAATACTGCGTGCAGCTGATGATATCAGATAAACTTTATACACCGGGAGCTTCCATTTTCAGGAAGCTCCATGGTAATATCGCCAGGGAGCAAATTGTCATGAATAAAAAAAAAATGCACAAATACACCTGGCGGCATATTAAATCAGACCAGCAGGCCACCACGGCTGTACGAAAAGCCCGGAAGCTCGGCTTCAAAGACGCTTTCGTAACTTCCTGCTAA
- a CDS encoding MlaD family protein: MLKLSNETKVGILTVLGITLLVLGFNVLKGKSLFSRNKTIYAVYKQVNGLQPSNAVQVNGLVVGSVSELNVKDNDPSQILVTIILTKKIDIPRNSVARISSDLLGVKTVQMELGNATEYLKSGDTIYAATVDGSMTDALKEQISPLVKKLEGTLSNIDSVLLAVNDILDTTAKGNLQETMRNLNTSMRHFSHTSASLSSLMDPQKGSVHATFNNLAAVTGNIKNNNEKISGILDNAKKTTDALANGNLDKTLLQFQQTVTNLNATIAKLNTTDGTAGLMLNDKKVYNNLQNSLGSLNKLLEDLRVNPKRYVHFSLFGKKDKTKPLPSDTAAVQQ, encoded by the coding sequence ATGCTCAAATTATCTAATGAAACCAAGGTTGGCATACTTACCGTGTTGGGTATAACCTTACTCGTACTGGGCTTTAATGTATTGAAGGGAAAGAGCCTGTTTTCACGCAACAAAACCATATATGCAGTCTACAAACAAGTAAATGGACTGCAGCCATCCAACGCTGTACAGGTAAACGGCCTGGTGGTAGGTAGCGTTTCAGAACTGAATGTAAAGGATAATGATCCCTCCCAAATACTGGTAACGATCATCCTCACCAAAAAAATAGATATCCCGCGCAACTCCGTAGCCCGCATCAGCAGCGATCTGCTGGGCGTTAAAACCGTACAGATGGAACTCGGCAATGCTACAGAATACCTGAAAAGCGGCGATACCATCTATGCTGCCACAGTAGACGGCTCCATGACAGATGCCCTGAAAGAACAAATCAGCCCGCTCGTGAAAAAGCTGGAAGGCACCCTGTCCAATATCGACTCCGTACTGCTCGCCGTAAACGATATCCTCGACACCACCGCCAAAGGTAACCTCCAGGAAACCATGCGCAATCTCAATACCAGCATGCGCCACTTTTCCCACACCTCCGCCTCTCTGAGCTCCCTCATGGACCCACAGAAAGGCAGTGTACACGCTACTTTCAACAACCTGGCCGCCGTTACCGGCAACATCAAAAACAATAACGAAAAAATCAGCGGCATCCTCGATAACGCTAAAAAAACCACCGATGCGCTGGCCAATGGCAATCTCGATAAAACATTGCTGCAATTCCAGCAAACAGTGACCAACCTCAACGCTACCATCGCCAAACTCAATACCACCGATGGTACCGCAGGACTCATGCTGAATGATAAAAAGGTGTACAACAACCTCCAGAACTCACTCGGCAGCCTGAACAAGCTGTTGGAAGACCTCCGCGTCAACCCGAAACGTTATGTGCATTTCTCCCTGTTCGGCAAAAAAGACAAAACGAAACCACTGCCTTCTGATACTGCAGCGGTACAACAATAA